The Euphorbia lathyris chromosome 2, ddEupLath1.1, whole genome shotgun sequence genome includes a window with the following:
- the LOC136217898 gene encoding protein Dr1 homolog isoform X2: MEPMDIVGKSKEDASLPKATMTKIIKEMLPPDVRVARDAQDLLIECCVEFINLVSSESNEVCNREEKRTIAPEHVLKALEVLGFGEYIEEVYSAYEQHKLETMDSLKGGKWSNGAEMTEEEAVAEQQRMFAEARARMNGGAIPPKQPDTDRSLES, from the exons atGGAACCCATGGATATTGTTGGTAAATCGAAAGAAGATGCCTCTCTTCCTAAAG CAACCATGACCAAAATTATTAAAGAGATGTTACCCCCTGATGTGCGTGTTGCAAGAGATGCTCAAGATCTTTTAATAGAGTGTTGTGTAG AGTTCATAAATCTCGTATCATCAGAGTCCAATGAAGTATGCAATAGAGAGGAGAAGCGGACTATTGCGCCTGAGCATGTCCTCAAggctttagag GTTCTTGGATTTGGAGAGTACATTGAGGAAGTTTATTCAGCATACGAGCAACACAAACTTGAGACAATG GACTCTTTAAAAGGTGGTAAATGGAGCAACGGAGCGGAGATGACTGAAGAAGAAGCAGTAGCAGAGCAACAAAGGATGTTTGCTGAGGCAAGAGCAAGAATGAATGGAGGGGCCATTCCGCCTAAGCAACCCGATACAGACCGAAGTTTAGAGAGCTAA
- the LOC136217898 gene encoding protein Dr1 homolog isoform X1: MEPMDIVGKSKEDASLPKATMTKIIKEMLPPDVRVARDAQDLLIECCVEFINLVSSESNEVCNREEKRTIAPEHVLKALEVLGFGEYIEEVYSAYEQHKLETMQDSLKGGKWSNGAEMTEEEAVAEQQRMFAEARARMNGGAIPPKQPDTDRSLES, translated from the exons atGGAACCCATGGATATTGTTGGTAAATCGAAAGAAGATGCCTCTCTTCCTAAAG CAACCATGACCAAAATTATTAAAGAGATGTTACCCCCTGATGTGCGTGTTGCAAGAGATGCTCAAGATCTTTTAATAGAGTGTTGTGTAG AGTTCATAAATCTCGTATCATCAGAGTCCAATGAAGTATGCAATAGAGAGGAGAAGCGGACTATTGCGCCTGAGCATGTCCTCAAggctttagag GTTCTTGGATTTGGAGAGTACATTGAGGAAGTTTATTCAGCATACGAGCAACACAAACTTGAGACAATG CAGGACTCTTTAAAAGGTGGTAAATGGAGCAACGGAGCGGAGATGACTGAAGAAGAAGCAGTAGCAGAGCAACAAAGGATGTTTGCTGAGGCAAGAGCAAGAATGAATGGAGGGGCCATTCCGCCTAAGCAACCCGATACAGACCGAAGTTTAGAGAGCTAA
- the LOC136217897 gene encoding protein MIZU-KUSSEI 1, protein MAKTSDSSSSSFSSKRHFHWTKKIGTENDEVPTFKSSDDQEKKEKHSAPLTPKKKLPAVAVARLRSVLSAFGKNRSSLPSGLGPRVVGTLFGYRRGHVHFAFQRDSTSPPAFLIELATPISGLVREMASGLVRIALECDKEKQEEVKKGVSSVRLLEEPVWRTYCNGKKCGFATRRECGAKELKILKAVEPISMGAGVLPGNGGNDEVMYMRAKFERIVGSRDSEAFYMMNPDSNGAPELSVYLLRV, encoded by the coding sequence ATGGCAAAAACCTCAgactcctcctcctcctcattcTCCTCTAAGAGACACTTTCACTGGACTAAAAAGATTGGAACTGAAAATGATGAAGTTCCAACCTTTAAGTCCTCTGATGAtcaagagaagaaagaaaaacattCTGCTCCCTTAACTCCAAAGAAGAAGCTACCAGCAGTTGCAGTAGCTAGGCTACGCTCTGTCCTCTCCGCATTTGGCAAGAACCGGTCTAGTCTACCATCAGGCCTTGGACCAAGAGTGGTAGGTACTCTTTTCGGATACCGGCGAGGGCATGTTCATTTTGCATTCCAGAGAGATTCAACTTCCCCTCCTGCTTTCCTTATAGAACTTGCTACTCCAATTAGTGGCTTGGTTAGAGAAATGGCATCTGGTTTGGTCAGGATTGCATTGGAATGTGATAAAGAGAAACAAGAGGAAGTTAAGAAAGGTGTTAGTAGTGTTAGATTACTTGAAGAACCAGTGTGGAGAACTTACTGTAATGGGAAGAAATGTGGTTTTGCAACAAGAAGAGAATGTGGTGCTAAAGAGTTGAAGATTTTGAAAGCTGTTGAACCTATTTCAATGGGAGCTGGTGTTTTACCAGGAAATGGAGGTAATGATGAAGTCATGTATATGAGAGCTAAGTTTGAAAGGATTGTTGGGTCTAGAGATTCTGAAGCTTTTTACATGATGAATCCTGATAGCAATGGTGCTCCTGAGCTTAGTGTCTATTTGCTTAGAGTTTAA